A window from Vulpes vulpes isolate BD-2025 chromosome 9, VulVul3, whole genome shotgun sequence encodes these proteins:
- the HTR2B gene encoding 5-hydroxytryptamine receptor 2B isoform X1, producing the protein MAISYRISEQSTIPEHIVQSSFHHLIFANWSGLQTESIPEEMKQTGEQQGKKPHWAALLILMVIIPTIGGNILVILAISLEKKLQYATNYFLMSLAVADLLVGLFVMPIALLTIMFETIWPLPLVLCPAWLFLDVLFSTASIMHLCAISVDRYIAIKKPIQANQSNSRATAFIKITVVWLISIGIAIPVPIRGIETDQGNPSNITCVLTKDRFGNFMLYGSLAAFFTPLAIMIVTYFLTIHALQKKASLVKNKPPPCLTWLTVSTTFRRNETPCSSPEKVAMLDGSHKDRTLPSSSDDLLMRRMSTAGKKSMQTISNEQRASKVLGIVFFLFLLMWCPFFITNVTLVLCDSCNQTTLNMLLEVFVWIGYVSSGVNPLVYTLFNKTFRNAFGRYITCNYQAMKSVKTVRKCSSNNYFRNGRELKVFHETWNVKWY; encoded by the exons ATGGCCATCTCTTATAGAATATCAGAACAGAGCACAATTCCTGAGCACATTGTGCAGAGCTCCTTTCATCACTTAATCTTTGCTAACTGGTCTGGATTACAAACAGAATCGATACCAGAGGAAATGAAACAGACTGGTGAGCAACAGGGAAAGAAACCACACTGGGCAGCTCTTCTGATACTCATGGTGATAATACCCACAATTGGTGGGAACATCCTGGTTATTCTGGCtatttcactggaaaaaaagcTGCAGTATGCTACCAATTATTTTCTAATGTCCCTAGCAGTGGCTGATCTGCTAGTTGGATTGTTTGTGATGCCGATTGCCCTTTTGACAATAATGTTTG agactATATGGCCCCTCCCACTTGTTCTATGCCCTGCCTGGTTATTTCTTGATGTTCTTTTCTCTACTGCATCCATCATGCATCTCTGTGCCATTTCTGTGGATCGTTATATAGCCATCAAAAAGCCAATCCAGGCCAATCAAAGTAACTCACGAGCTACAGCATTCATCAAGATTACAGTGGTATGGTTAATTTCAATAG gCATTGCCATTCCAGTCCCTATTAGAGGGATAGAAACTGATCAGGGTAACCCAAGCAACATCACCTGTGTGCTGACAAAGGATCGTTTTGGCAACTTCATGCTGTATGGCTCACTGGCTGCCTTTTTTACACCTCTGGCAATCATGATTGTCACCTACTTTCTCACTATCCATGCTTTACAGAAGAAAGCTTCCTTGGTCAAAAATAAGCCACCTCCATGCCTAACATGGCTGACTGTGTCTACAACTTTCCGAAGGAATGAAACACCTTGCTCGTCACCTGAAAAGGTGGCAATGCTGGATGGTTCCCACAAAGATAGAACTCTGCCCAGCTCAAGTGATGACCTACTTATGCGAAGAATGTCCACAGCTGGAAAAAAGTCCATGCAGACCATTTCCAACGAACAGAGAGCCTCCAAGGTTCtaggaattgttttttttctctttttgcttatgTGGTGTCCcttttttattacaaatgtaaCTTTAGTTTTGTGTGATTCCTGCAATCAGACTACTCTCAATATGCTTCTGGAGGTATTTGTGTGGATAGGCTATGTTTCCTCAGGAGTAAATCCTTTGGTCTACACCCTCTTCAATAAAACATTTCGGAATGCATTTGGCCGATATATTACCTGCAATTACCAGGCCATGAAATCAGTAAAAACTGTCAGAAAATGCTCCAGCAATAACTACTTCCGAAATGGCAGAGAACTCAAAGTTTTTCATGAAACgtggaatgtgaaatggtattaA
- the HTR2B gene encoding 5-hydroxytryptamine receptor 2B isoform X2, which yields MAISYRISEQSTIPEHIVQSSFHHLIFANWSGLQTESIPEEMKQTGEQQGKKPHWAALLILMVIIPTIGGNILVILAISLEKKLQYATNYFLMSLAVADLLVGLFVMPIALLTIMFGIAIPVPIRGIETDQGNPSNITCVLTKDRFGNFMLYGSLAAFFTPLAIMIVTYFLTIHALQKKASLVKNKPPPCLTWLTVSTTFRRNETPCSSPEKVAMLDGSHKDRTLPSSSDDLLMRRMSTAGKKSMQTISNEQRASKVLGIVFFLFLLMWCPFFITNVTLVLCDSCNQTTLNMLLEVFVWIGYVSSGVNPLVYTLFNKTFRNAFGRYITCNYQAMKSVKTVRKCSSNNYFRNGRELKVFHETWNVKWY from the exons ATGGCCATCTCTTATAGAATATCAGAACAGAGCACAATTCCTGAGCACATTGTGCAGAGCTCCTTTCATCACTTAATCTTTGCTAACTGGTCTGGATTACAAACAGAATCGATACCAGAGGAAATGAAACAGACTGGTGAGCAACAGGGAAAGAAACCACACTGGGCAGCTCTTCTGATACTCATGGTGATAATACCCACAATTGGTGGGAACATCCTGGTTATTCTGGCtatttcactggaaaaaaagcTGCAGTATGCTACCAATTATTTTCTAATGTCCCTAGCAGTGGCTGATCTGCTAGTTGGATTGTTTGTGATGCCGATTGCCCTTTTGACAATAATGTTTG gCATTGCCATTCCAGTCCCTATTAGAGGGATAGAAACTGATCAGGGTAACCCAAGCAACATCACCTGTGTGCTGACAAAGGATCGTTTTGGCAACTTCATGCTGTATGGCTCACTGGCTGCCTTTTTTACACCTCTGGCAATCATGATTGTCACCTACTTTCTCACTATCCATGCTTTACAGAAGAAAGCTTCCTTGGTCAAAAATAAGCCACCTCCATGCCTAACATGGCTGACTGTGTCTACAACTTTCCGAAGGAATGAAACACCTTGCTCGTCACCTGAAAAGGTGGCAATGCTGGATGGTTCCCACAAAGATAGAACTCTGCCCAGCTCAAGTGATGACCTACTTATGCGAAGAATGTCCACAGCTGGAAAAAAGTCCATGCAGACCATTTCCAACGAACAGAGAGCCTCCAAGGTTCtaggaattgttttttttctctttttgcttatgTGGTGTCCcttttttattacaaatgtaaCTTTAGTTTTGTGTGATTCCTGCAATCAGACTACTCTCAATATGCTTCTGGAGGTATTTGTGTGGATAGGCTATGTTTCCTCAGGAGTAAATCCTTTGGTCTACACCCTCTTCAATAAAACATTTCGGAATGCATTTGGCCGATATATTACCTGCAATTACCAGGCCATGAAATCAGTAAAAACTGTCAGAAAATGCTCCAGCAATAACTACTTCCGAAATGGCAGAGAACTCAAAGTTTTTCATGAAACgtggaatgtgaaatggtattaA